From the Calonectris borealis chromosome 4, bCalBor7.hap1.2, whole genome shotgun sequence genome, one window contains:
- the LOC142082531 gene encoding LOW QUALITY PROTEIN: 16 kDa beta-galactoside-binding lectin-like (The sequence of the model RefSeq protein was modified relative to this genomic sequence to represent the inferred CDS: substituted 1 base at 1 genomic stop codon) yields the protein MEQGLVVTQLDIQPGECIKVKGKILSDAKGFAVNVGKDSSTLMLHFNPRFDCYGDVNTIVCNSKEDGTWGEEDRKADFPFQHGDKIEICISFNETEATVKLPEAEFQFPNRLGMEKIEYLAVEGDFKVKAIKFSXQL from the exons ATGGAGCAA GGACTGGTTGTTACTCAGCTGGACATCCAGCCTGGCGAGTGCATCAAGGTCAAGGGGAAGATCCTGTCTGATGCCAAAGG CTTTGCTGTGAATGTAGGGAAGGACAGCAGCACCCTCATGCTGCATTTCAACCCTCGCTTCGACTGCTACGGGGATGTCAACACCATTGTGTGCAATTCGAAGGAGGATGGCACGTGGGGTGAGGAGGACAGGAAGGCTGACTTTCCCTTCCAGCACGGTGACAAGATCGAG ATTTGCATCTCCTTCAATGAAACAGAGGCAACGGTGAAGCTGCCCGAGGCGGAGTTCCAGTTCCCTAATCGTCTGGGCATGGAGAAAATTGAATACCTGGCTGTGGAGGGTGACTTTAAAGTCAAAGCCATTAAGTTCAGTTAACAGCTATag
- the SHROOM3 gene encoding protein Shroom3: protein MRMLDNINTSILSSESSITHKGRYIYLEALLQGGAPWGFTLKGGLEHGEPLIISKIEEGGKAASLPSKLQAGDEVVTINEVELSSSRREAISLVKGSYKKLKLVVRRDTHAATGCADLSPSPLSPDCVTTDFQPSKTTWSGGVKLRLKTRRSETPGRPHSWHSSKLAENQPDPSMMQISQGMLGTPWHQSYHSSSSTSDLSGYEHGYLRRSPDQYSSRGSMESLDHSSPGYHPCHLSPAKSTNSIDQLSHLHSKRDSAYSSFSTNSSIPEYPTPPFSKEHSCSTDSMQSRSGLQEGMRQADIRYVKTVYDAQRGISEEYEVKSSALLPSCEARTSLDGRGHGRLHGFSRHNAAPSWAQPGQGSLDSKSQAPKGPPLPPTRSDSYAAIRHHERPSSCAGLDPNKPGRTQPKGTWPPLVSTLSQGPLLKTPFGEGHLHTVVEKSPESSPTVKPKQSYSQPAQPGQPLLPTGVYPVPSPEPHYAQVPQPSASNNGTLYPALAKESGYSPPLPVSYDKAIASSTLGFDENGNQSTTNRSTIFYQPPAAERKHDAAAKLLQQKPPSTAGPEECPTTSRKEELLPPYKVAHSNRETASTAQASKHSFQAQQPQPRDASERKTHYQPKEDWTAESLEDKNGNAQINERNAAANHQWGHSKAKQYGFSSLQNIPESSRRQSSSELKEIQPGEGYSNAKLSFLSSSSKEEKDHRGQGHKQWSDVDAQAFARQEEEGTSVTPLHAAEPKCEELPSPQHPKTSDFGRSRLSSSSTQSFPYGKPDASKPRCSVLEKVSKFEQREQSTHRPQSTGVPSFGQHYGPSRTNQPSSARCSLHSLEDMRSKLREPGQLPSEQGRVSSPSVRNGKLEEADWRPVELQMVASAKQARPSEYYSLCPETEVQIRVAQLPRSKSTFQLGGEPEKEILWKDNIQDAHGSQLDTPFNRAYRNSIKDAQSRVLRATSFRRISPPFGSAPKRMTQRPASAHVGMRSTAASPHTPKERHSVTPTEGSLSALDYTKTQQVLRIGGRKRLTAEQKKRSYSEPEKMNEVGISDGEPSPFSFQKKGIHFVFPENTVADRRKIFERDGKASSTASLSKPELKQLQQNALADYIERKTGRRPSSQDVGQLRERSHSSYLQAGGPDSQSLSSASSMNSLQDQNLYRRRESVERISRTGRMSSTLPPGLMGCFDMSGDEKKGHQDSSVMSRLKTERCRDYRAKTELTKGTQTDPLGIQGQPRNGKREQVFETPSTARKSGKSVSVEDLLDRYDNQTVPVHIRSRSSPTADKKHQDLLRRESSEFGPMVRDPFYVTSAGARSFSKKERSHSEKMVFTSYYPHPQHSSEIVTGSATVTENHKLSELCRPDSRTSALVPSPTEARSHYPEQKQGFKPLFLNLTHAGSGQSSPNMPTQTPSDFQSAGDGPALRQHHAKRDAVPPEGNANIQAQSLDAVQDRSPETPTEEMMWRRKAGLLHRSLPPKVVWAYSVKDNSYPRAMVSPPAAGPKFWQRWQSLPTQSSTSSDPETPSPQGTTHLRISESGLQLTPPPLLQDDEDDEVFVMPSQPGVVAPPFSPPLPSRPLPELSSCTSANGTEEFPLPPPPAVLEGNGAAGDKSTRLTEEAKVSSFQSFPKALAEREITGLGTSIGENNWPLSPPASKRTSSPSAVDKQHQLPASSEGPQSADRQPITQPEGNHREPAVITRESENGSLDSGTLSAAPPVKTKKKTPEDIKSEALAKEIVHKDKSLADILDPDSKMKTTMDLMEGLFPSGTSLLKENNMKRKMRQKKASRTVLEDDTREEKEAPVTLVTCPAYYSVSAPKAELLNKIKDLPEEVGEEEELLDINEKKAELIGSLTHKLEILKEAKEGLLADIKMNNALGEEVELLISRLCKPNEFDKYKMFIGDLDKVVNLLLSLSGRLARVENVLSSLGENANSEERSSLNEKRKLLAGQHEDARELKENLDRRERVVLEILGNYLSEEQLQDYQHFVKMKSALLIEQRELDDKIKLGQEQLKCLMESLPTDFTPRDATAAAALAAALATSAGVSGKTPPAVSSSL from the exons GCGGAGTGAAACTCCAGGCCGACCTCACTCCTGGCATTCAAGCAAACTTGCGGAGAACCAACCCGATCCCAGCATGATGCAAATATCTCAGGGTATGCTTGGCACCCCTTGGCATCAGTCCTACCACTCCAG CTCCTCAACCAGCGATCTCTCTGGCTATGAGCATGGCTATCTGAGGAGAAGTCCTGACCAGTACAGTTCCCGGGGCAGCATGGAGAGCTTGGACCACTCCTCCCCTGGCTACCACCCTTGTCACCTGTCCCCGGCCAAATCCACCAACAGCATCGACCAGCTGTCCCACCTCCACAGCAAGAGAGACTCTGCCTACAGCTCCTTCTCCACCAACTCTAGCATCCCCGAGTATCCCACTCCTCCATTCAGCAAGGAGCACTCCTGCTCCACGGACAGCATGCAGTCCCGAAGCGGCCTGCAGGAGGGGATGAGGCAAGCTGACATCAGGTATGTCAAGACAGTCTACGACGCCCAGCGAGGGATTTCCGAGGAGTATGAGGTGAAGTCCTCCGCCTTGCTTCCGAGCTGCGAGGCCCGGACCTCGCTGGACGGTCGCGGCCACGGCAGGCTCCACGGCTTCAGCCGGCACAACGCAGCTCCCTCCTGGGCGCAGCCAGGCCAGGGCTCCTTGGACAGCAAGAGCCAGGCCCCCAAGGGACCTCCCTTGCCTCCCACTCGCAGCGACAGCTACGCAGCCATCAGGCATCACGAGAGGCCCAGCTCATGCGCTGGCCTTGATCCGAACAAGCCTGGTCGAACCCAGCCGAAAGGGACGTGGCCTCCGCTTGTCAGCACCCTATCCCAGGGACCGCTGCTGAAAACCCCCTTTGGAGAAGGACATCTGCACACCGTGGTGGAGAAGAGCCCAGAGAGCAGCCCCACCGTGAAGCCCAAGCAGAGCTAttcccagccagcccagccggggcagcccctgctccctaCTGGTGTCTACCCAGTACCTTCCCCAGAGCCGCACTACGCCCAGGTGCCCCAGCCTTCTGCAAGCAATAATGGGACGCTTTATCCAGCTCTGGCCAAAGAAAGTGGGTACTCTCCGCCTCTTCCAGTCTCTTACGACAAGGCCAtagccagcagcaccctgggcttTGACGAGAATGGAAACCAAAGCACTACAAACAGATCAACCATCTTCTACCAGCCCCCAGCAGCTGAGAGAAAGCACGATGCTGCAGCAAAACTTCTCCAGCAAAAACCTCCTAGCACGGCAGGCCCAGAAGAGTGCCCGACCACGTCAAGAAAGGAGGAGTTGTTACCCCCTTACAAGGTAGCACACAGCAACCGAGAGACGGCAAGTACTGCACAGGCCTCCAAACACAGTTTTcaagcccagcagccccagccgaGGGATGCCAGTGAGAGAAAAACCCATTACCAGCCCAAAGAGGACTGGACGGCTGAATCCCTGGAGGACAAAAATGGCAACGCACAGATAAACGAGAGAAACGCTGCTGCTAACCACCAGTGGGGTCACAGCAAGGCCAAGCAGTATGGCTTCTCCTCCTTGCAGAACATCCCAGAGAGCTCCAGGAGGCAAAGCAGCTCCGAGCTAAAAGAGATACAACCGGGCGAGGGTTATTCCAACGCCAAACTGTCCTTCTTGAGCAGCAGCAGTAaagaggagaaggatcacagggGACAGGGGCACAAACAGTGGAGTGATGTGGACGCACAGGCCTTTgcgaggcaggaggaggagggcacgAGCGTGACTCCGCTCCATGCTGCCGAACCAAAGTGCGAAGAGCTCCCTTCTCCGCAGCACCCAAAGACCTCTGATTTCGGGAGGAGCCGGCTCAGCTCTAGCAGCACCCAAAGCTTTCCCTATGGCAAACCAGACGCCAGCAAGCCCCGCTGCTCGGTGCTGGAGAAGGTCAGCAAGTTTGAGCAGCGAGAGCAAAGCACTCACCGGCCCCAGAGTACTGGCGTTCCCAGCTTCGGCCAGCACTATGGGCCGAGCAGGACGAACCAGCCCTCCAGCGCGAGGTGTTCTCTGCACAGCCTGGAGGACATGCGGAGCAAGCTCCGTGAGCCTGGCCAGCTGCCCAGTGAGCAGGGCAGGGTCTCCAGCCCCTCCGTCAGGAACGGGAAGCTGGAAGAGGCTGACTGGCGCCCCGTAGAGCTGCAGATGGTGGCTTCAGCAAAGCAGGCAAGACCCAGCGAATACTACAGCCTGTGTCCTGAAACTGAGGTGCAAATAAGGGTGGCTCAGCTACCGAGGAGTAAAAGCACGTTCCAGCTGGGAGGTGAGCCTGAGAAGGAGATCCTCTGGAAGGATAACATCCAGGATGCCCACGGGTCGCAGCTGGACACACCATTTAACAGGGCCTACAGGAACAGCATTAAAGATGCTCAGTCCAGGGTGCTGAGGGCCACTTCCTTCCGTCGCATCAGCCCCCCGTTCGGGAGTGCACCCAAGAGGATGACCCAGAGGCCTGCCTCAGCCCACGTGGGCATGAGGAGCACGGCAGCGTCTCCCCACACCCCAAAGGAGAGGCACAGCGTCACACCAACAGAAGGCAGCCTCTCTGCCCTGGACTACACCAAGACACAGCAGGTCTTGCGCATCGGGGGCCGAAAGCGGCTGACGGCAGAGCAGAAGAAGCGGTCTTACTCGGAGCCGGAGAAGATGAACGAGGTGGGCATCTCTGATGGGGAGCCATCACCGTTCTCCTTCCAGAAGAAAGGCATTCATTTTGTCTTCCCTGAGAATACGGTGGCTGACCGGCGCAAGATCTTTGAAAGGGACGGCAAAGCTTCTTCCACAGCTAGCCTCTCCAAGCCGGAGCTCAAGCAACTCCAGCAGAATGCCCTCGCCGACTACATCGAGCGCAAAACAGGGAGACGGCCATCCTCGCAAGATGTCGGACAGCTGAGGGAGCGCTCCCACAGCTCCTACCTACAGGCAGGTGGCCCAGACAGCCAGAGCCTTTCCTCCGCCTCCAGCATGAATTCCCTCCAGGACCAGAACCTTTACCGCCGGAGAGAGTCCGTAGAGCGGATATCCAGAACGGGGCGAATGTCTTCTACCCTTCCTCCTGGGCTGATGGGCTGCTTCGACATGAGCGGAGATGAGAAGAAAGGGCACCAGGACAGCTCGGTCATGAGCCgactgaaaacagagaggtgCCGGGATTACAGAGCCAAAACGGAGCTCACCAAAGGCACGCAGACAGACCCTCTGGGCATACAGGGCCAGCCTCGCAACGGGAAGCGGGAGCAGGTCTTTGAAACACCCTCCACTGCCAGGAAATCAGGGAAATCGGTGTCTGTGGAAGACTTGCTCGATAGGTACGACAATCAGACAGTCCCTGTGCATATACGTTCCAGATCGTCTCCCACGGCAGATAAGAAACACCAG GACCTGCTGAGAAGGGAAAGCAGTGAATTTGGCCCCATGGTGAGAGATCCTTTCTATGTGACCAGCGCAGGAGCCAG GTCTttcagcaagaaagaaagaagccacTCAGAAAAAATGGTGTTCACAAGTTATTATCCCCATCCTCAGCACAGCAGCGAGATTGTCACCGGGTCCGCCACAGTGACCGAGAACCACAAGCTCTCAGAACTTTGCAGGCCAGATAGCAGGACTTCTGCACTTGTCCCATCCCCAACAGAGGCAAGGAGTCACTATCCTGAGCAAAAGCAAGGCTTTAAACCCTTGTTCCTTAACCTTACTCATGCTGGATCTGGCCAGTCCTCCCCTAATATGCCCACCCAGACTCCCTCAGATTTCCAGAGTGCAGGTGATGGCCCCGCTCTGAGACAGCACCATGCCAAACGAGATGCTGTTCCCCCTGAGGGAAACGCTAATATTCAGGCACAGTCTTTGGATGCTGTCCAGGATAGATCCCCCGAGACTCCCACGGAAGAAATGATGTGGAGAAGGAAAGCCGGGCTGCTTCACAGATCCCTCCCACCCAAAGTGGTGTGGGCTTACTCAGTCAAAGACAACAGCTACCCAAGGGCTATGGTGTCTCCGCCAGCAGCTGGGCCAAAGTTCTGGCAGAGGTGGCAGTCCCTGCCGACACAGAGCAGCACTTCTTCTGACCCAGAGACTCCTTCTCCCCAGGGGACGACCCATCTCCGCATCTCGGAGTCGGGCCTGCAGCTCACACCCCCACCATTGCTGCAGGACGATGAAGACGACGAGGTGTTTGTCATGCCTTCCCAGCCCGGTGTCGTCGCTCCACCCTTCTCACCCCCACTGCCATCCCGTCCTCTTCCTGAGCTGAGCTCTTGCACTTCTGCAAACGGCACGGAGGAATTCCCACTTCCTCCCCCACCGGCGGTGCTTGAGGGGAATGGGGCAGCTGGAGACAAATCCACCAGGCTCACAGAGGAGGCCAAAGTGAG CAGCTTCCAAAGCTTTCCCAAAGCCCTGGCCGAGAGGGAGATAACGGGGTTGGGCACCAGCATCGGTGAAAATAACTGGCCCCTCTCGCCACCTGCGTCAAAGAGGACTAGCTCTCCATCTGCTGTGGATAAGCAGCACCAGTTACCTGCTTCTTCTGAGGGGCCTCAAAGCGCTGATAGACAGCCCATAACTCAACCTGAAGGCAACCACAGAGAGCCAGCAGTCATCACCAGAGAGTCAGAAAATGGCAGCCTGGACTCTGGCACACTCAGCGCAGCACCTCcagtaaagacaaagaaaaagaccCCGGAGGATATTAAGTCAGAGGCTCTAGCAAAAGAAATTGTCCATAAAGACAAGTCTCTGGCTGATATCCTGGATCCAGATTCCAAAATGAAGACAACCATGGACTTAATGGAAGGGCTTTTCCCCAGTGGAACCAGCTTGCTGAAGGAGAACAACATGAAAAGGAAGATGAGGCAGAAGAAAGCTAGCAGGACAGTACTCGAAGATGACAC gagagaagaaaaggaagctcCTGTAACTCTCGTCACCTGTCCTGCTTATTACAGCGTTTCAGCACCCAAAGCAGAACTGCTGAATAAAATCAAGGACTTGCCAGAAGAAGTaggtgaggaagaggagctgctggACATCAATGAGAAGAAG GCTGAGCTCATCGGGAGCTTGACCCACAAACTGGAAATCCTGAAGGAAGCCAAGGAAGGCCTGCTTGCAGACATCAAGATGAATAATGCTCTTGGAGAGGAGGTGGAGCTGTTGATCAGCAGGCTATGCAAACCTAACGAGTTTGACAAGTACAAGATGTTCATTGGCGATTTGGATAAGGTGGTGAACCTCTTGCTCTCCCTCTCGGGACGCCTGGCCCGCGTAGAGAACGTTCTGAGTAGTCTAGGGGAAAATGCCAACAGTGAAGAGCGG AGTTCGCTGAACGAGAAGAGGAAGCTGCTGGCTGGCCAGCACGAAGATGCCCGGGAACTGAAGGAAAACCTTGACCGTCGAGAACGGGTGGTCTTGGAGATCCTGGGCAACTACCTCTCTGAGGAACAGCTCCAGGACTACCAGCACTTTGTAAAGATGAAGTCCGCGCTCCTCATAGAGCAGCGAGAGCTAGACGATAAAATCAAACTGGGTCAGGAACAGCTCAAGTGCCTGATGGAAAGCCTCCCCACAGACTTCACGCCCAGGGATGCAACGGCAGCAGCTGCCCTAGCTGCAGCACTTGCTACCTCTGCCGGGGTCAGCGGTAAAACACCTCCAGCGGTCTCTTCCTCACTCTAA